Proteins encoded in a region of the Shewanella polaris genome:
- a CDS encoding GNAT family N-acetyltransferase/peptidase C39 family protein → MLLRQAIPSDLPQLNHIENNAFSGDKISSRQMKRFINSPLDSLLVVEIDGTLAGYALVLFHRGTRLARLYSIAVASEFRGRNIAFELVTQCEHTVVERGFITLRLEVRNDNIAAKNLYLKMGYKVLKTLVHYYDDLADGVRMHKRLDPPGPSKVIKMPLYIQTTPFTCGAACLMMAMSAIKPQYQPSRVDELSIWREATTIFMTSGHGGCSVHGLALAAIKRGLQIEMYSQSTSVPFIDSVRDSNKKEVITIVHDDFCQQLAAQGIEIHNTSPSLAQLRNWIDCGYAVLLMISTYRFNGEKGPHWVVLSGYNEQFMFIHDPFVEAQKDAINAAYVPISQSELAQVMQYGKQKLVSCLVVKSLS, encoded by the coding sequence ATGCTGCTTCGTCAAGCTATCCCCAGCGATTTACCACAACTAAACCACATCGAAAATAATGCATTTAGCGGTGATAAAATCAGTTCACGGCAGATGAAACGTTTCATTAATTCGCCACTAGACAGCTTATTAGTGGTAGAAATAGACGGTACACTGGCAGGCTATGCCCTAGTGTTGTTTCATCGTGGCACTCGGCTAGCTAGGCTGTACTCTATTGCCGTTGCTAGCGAATTTAGAGGCCGCAATATTGCCTTTGAACTGGTCACACAATGTGAGCACACCGTGGTCGAGCGTGGTTTCATTACATTACGCCTAGAAGTGCGAAACGACAATATCGCCGCAAAAAATCTTTATTTGAAAATGGGTTATAAAGTCCTAAAAACCTTAGTGCATTATTATGACGACTTGGCCGATGGCGTACGCATGCACAAACGCTTAGACCCTCCAGGGCCAAGCAAAGTGATTAAGATGCCATTATATATACAAACCACACCATTCACCTGTGGCGCAGCCTGCTTAATGATGGCCATGAGTGCTATTAAACCGCAATATCAACCAAGTCGAGTTGATGAACTGAGCATTTGGCGCGAAGCCACCACTATTTTTATGACCAGCGGTCATGGTGGTTGCAGTGTTCATGGTTTGGCGTTGGCGGCGATTAAACGTGGCTTACAGATTGAGATGTACAGCCAATCAACGTCAGTCCCTTTTATTGATAGCGTACGTGATAGTAATAAAAAAGAAGTCATCACGATTGTGCATGACGATTTTTGCCAACAATTGGCTGCACAAGGTATTGAGATCCATAATACCTCGCCAAGTTTGGCTCAACTTCGTAATTGGATAGATTGTGGTTATGCCGTTTTGCTGATGATAAGTACTTATCGCTTTAATGGCGAGAAAGGCCCGCATTGGGTGGTATTAAGCGGTTACAACGAGCAGTTTATGTTTATTCACGACCCGTTTGTTGAAGCACAAAAGGATGCGATTAATGCGGCGTATGTACCGATTAGTCAGTCTGAACTGGCGCAAGTGATGCAGTATGGGAAACAGAAGTTGGTGTCTTGTTTAGTGGTTAAGTCTTTATCATAA
- a CDS encoding RimK family protein: MAHFLIVTDDVNDWRPYLPSDHMVTVHDYLEMGAFADQSAMQVINLCRSYDYLSTGYYCSLMAEARGHRVIPRVMTINDLSQDRFFSLPQSDLDKLPDTVNEVTMKLFFGYCDNPSLEKLARKIFERFTVPVLQVSLLKMSGKWQVNTIEPAAFQDLTDSEQDLFAKYLEVFSQKVWRLPKPSKRYRYEIAMLVDEHEKMLPSNKGALKLFTKSANRIGMDLVQIGSHDLARLSEFDGLFIRSTTNISNFTYRFAKAAEQLGLVVMDDPESIMKCTNKVFLTELLNKHKVPVPKSLIFKASDKNWADNVIDTIGLPIVLKVPDGAFSLGVVKVKDRETLLEQAAIIFEHSALILAQAFMPTDYDWRIGVLNRQPIYACRYFMSRGHWQIYQHHQSGRVSSGDFDCIDLKMVPQNIVDAAVKASNLIGAGLYGVDLKEIDGKAYVIEVNDNPSIDHGVEDLFLGDLVYDRVMTEFLRRIQLRGM, encoded by the coding sequence ATGGCTCATTTTTTAATTGTCACCGACGATGTTAATGATTGGCGTCCTTATTTACCCAGTGACCATATGGTCACGGTTCATGATTATTTAGAAATGGGTGCATTTGCAGATCAAAGTGCCATGCAAGTGATTAACTTGTGTCGCAGTTATGACTATTTAAGTACCGGTTATTACTGCTCGCTCATGGCTGAAGCTCGCGGTCATAGGGTGATCCCTAGGGTAATGACCATTAATGATTTATCTCAAGACCGTTTTTTTAGTTTGCCGCAATCAGACTTAGATAAGCTACCAGATACGGTGAATGAAGTGACCATGAAGCTGTTTTTTGGCTATTGTGATAATCCATCACTGGAGAAGCTTGCGCGTAAAATATTTGAACGTTTTACCGTGCCTGTATTGCAGGTGAGTTTGTTAAAAATGTCAGGGAAATGGCAAGTTAATACCATTGAGCCTGCGGCGTTTCAAGACTTAACCGACTCAGAACAAGATTTATTTGCCAAGTATCTTGAAGTGTTTTCGCAAAAAGTGTGGCGTTTACCGAAACCGTCGAAACGTTATCGTTACGAAATTGCCATGTTGGTGGATGAGCATGAAAAAATGTTGCCATCAAACAAAGGCGCACTCAAGCTATTTACTAAGTCAGCTAATCGTATTGGTATGGATTTGGTCCAAATAGGATCTCATGATCTGGCTCGGTTAAGCGAATTTGATGGTTTATTTATTCGCTCAACCACCAATATCAGCAACTTTACCTATCGGTTTGCTAAAGCCGCAGAGCAACTTGGGTTGGTGGTAATGGACGATCCTGAATCCATTATGAAGTGTACTAATAAGGTATTTTTAACCGAGCTATTAAATAAACATAAAGTGCCTGTACCCAAAAGTTTAATCTTTAAAGCCTCAGATAAAAACTGGGCCGATAATGTTATTGATACCATCGGCTTACCGATTGTGCTTAAAGTGCCTGATGGCGCATTTTCGCTCGGGGTGGTTAAAGTGAAAGACCGTGAAACCTTACTTGAACAAGCTGCTATAATTTTTGAACACAGTGCGTTAATTTTAGCCCAAGCGTTTATGCCAACCGATTATGATTGGCGTATCGGGGTGTTAAATCGTCAACCTATTTATGCCTGTCGTTACTTTATGAGTCGCGGCCATTGGCAGATTTACCAACATCATCAAAGTGGCCGCGTAAGCAGTGGTGATTTTGACTGTATCGATTTGAAAATGGTGCCGCAAAATATTGTTGATGCAGCGGTAAAAGCGTCTAATTTAATTGGTGCAGGATTGTATGGTGTCGATTTAAAAGAAATAGACGGTAAAGCTTATGTGATTGAAGTGAACGACAATCCAAGTATTGACCATGGCGTCGAGGATTTGTTTTTAGGTGACTTAGTTTATGATCGCGTAATGACGGAGTTTTTAAGGCGTATTCAACTGCGTGGAATGTAA